From the genome of Muricauda sp. SCSIO 64092, one region includes:
- a CDS encoding ankyrin repeat domain-containing protein: protein MVSKADFFKDIRNGNLEGVQAVLKHSPEWVNSTDERGSTPLLLTTYYGHLEIAKYLLESGAEVDAKDGSGNTALMGVCFKGYEEIASLLVKAGANVNHVNSMGATCLIYAATFNKIGIAKNLLEHGADIKATDARGNSALDNARMQEAQEMVELLEHYM from the coding sequence ATGGTATCAAAAGCAGACTTTTTTAAGGACATCCGCAACGGAAATTTAGAAGGGGTCCAAGCCGTTTTAAAGCATAGTCCGGAATGGGTCAACAGTACGGATGAAAGAGGCTCAACCCCATTATTGCTGACTACGTACTATGGACATTTGGAAATCGCAAAATACCTTCTGGAAAGTGGCGCCGAAGTGGATGCCAAGGATGGTTCGGGAAATACCGCTTTAATGGGGGTCTGTTTTAAGGGATATGAAGAAATTGCTTCCTTACTGGTAAAAGCGGGGGCCAATGTGAACCATGTAAACAGTATGGGAGCCACTTGCCTGATTTATGCCGCTACCTTCAATAAAATTGGAATTGCAAAAAACCTTTTGGAACATGGTGCAGATATCAAGGCGACGGATGCCCGGGGCAATTCTGCATTGGACAATGCCAGGATGCAGGAGGCACAGGAAATGGTTGAACTCTTGGAACACTATATGTGA
- a CDS encoding NUDIX hydrolase: protein MDAKEQLDVVKRIKAIAETGLVYAADAYDKERYEELREIGLKLMAYLSQEPFTKLNGFFLPQLDYPTPKVDVRGFVLNESDELLMAQERVDGKWTIPGGWADVGNTPTEVAVKEIREETGLDAEIVRLLAVYDKQRHKHPPEPHYIYKLIFLCRVNGGELKAGFDMQGVGWFSLDNLPPLSEERILENQLRHLFQLVKEDVKEVYSD, encoded by the coding sequence ATGGATGCAAAGGAACAATTGGACGTTGTTAAAAGAATAAAGGCGATAGCAGAAACCGGGTTGGTCTATGCTGCGGATGCGTATGACAAGGAACGCTATGAGGAACTACGGGAAATAGGGTTAAAATTGATGGCCTATCTTTCCCAGGAGCCCTTCACAAAACTCAACGGCTTTTTTCTTCCCCAATTGGATTATCCGACCCCTAAGGTAGATGTACGGGGATTTGTACTTAATGAAAGCGATGAGCTACTTATGGCCCAAGAGCGTGTGGATGGCAAGTGGACCATCCCTGGAGGATGGGCAGATGTAGGCAATACACCAACGGAAGTGGCGGTAAAGGAAATCAGGGAAGAAACGGGACTGGACGCCGAAATTGTCAGATTATTGGCCGTTTACGATAAACAACGTCATAAACACCCCCCGGAACCCCATTATATTTACAAGCTGATATTCCTGTGCCGAGTTAACGGTGGAGAATTAAAGGCCGGATTTGACATGCAGGGGGTAGGATGGTTTTCTTTGGACAACCTTCCTCCGCTCTCGGAAGAACGTATCCTGGAAAACCAATTGAGACACTTATTTCAATTGGTTAAAGAGGATGTAAAAGAGGTGTATTCTGATTGA
- a CDS encoding amidohydrolase yields MAKELTVALIQSHLIWENPESNRALFSEQIDSISDDVDVIILPEMFTTGFTMRPQNVPFEEKSKTIAWMQEWARKKDAAIVGSIIDSEEGKFYNRFWFVAPEGMSTYDKKHTFTLAGEDKVYHAGTSKAILVYRGFKICPLICYDLRFPVWARNVEGYDVLIYVANWPKPRISAWDTLLKARAIENMAYCIGVNRIGKDSSGHEYSGHSAVYDVLGNPLAYSEKDEILYATLSKEHIDTYRNKLRFLEDRDEFSLL; encoded by the coding sequence ATGGCAAAGGAACTTACAGTGGCACTCATCCAATCCCATCTCATTTGGGAAAATCCTGAAAGCAACCGAGCGCTCTTCTCTGAACAAATTGATTCCATTTCGGATGATGTGGATGTCATCATTTTACCAGAGATGTTCACTACGGGTTTTACAATGCGTCCCCAAAATGTCCCTTTTGAAGAAAAATCCAAGACCATTGCGTGGATGCAGGAATGGGCCAGGAAAAAGGATGCTGCGATCGTGGGAAGTATTATAGACTCGGAAGAAGGTAAGTTTTATAACAGATTTTGGTTTGTAGCGCCGGAAGGAATGTCAACCTATGACAAAAAACATACGTTTACTTTAGCCGGGGAAGATAAAGTGTATCACGCAGGGACCTCCAAAGCAATTTTGGTATATAGGGGCTTCAAGATTTGCCCACTGATCTGTTACGACCTCCGGTTTCCGGTTTGGGCCAGAAATGTGGAGGGATATGATGTGCTTATTTACGTGGCCAATTGGCCCAAACCCCGGATAAGCGCCTGGGATACCTTACTAAAGGCCAGGGCCATTGAAAATATGGCCTATTGCATTGGGGTAAATCGTATTGGAAAGGATAGTTCGGGACATGAATATTCCGGACATTCGGCAGTTTACGATGTCCTGGGGAACCCATTGGCCTATTCGGAAAAAGACGAAATCCTATATGCCACCTTATCCAAGGAGCATATTGACACCTACCGCAATAAACTACGGTTTTTGGAAGACCGGGATGAATTCAGTTTGTTATGA
- a CDS encoding ComF family protein: MTGHNFTEENAVDRIFYGRVPIEKAASFLFFSKHGIVKNLLHYLKYKNQYEVGDFIGNWFGSQIAREKDLQIDAVIPVPLHPKKLKKRGYNQVELFGKKMASHLNAQYRDTVLIKTQNTKTQTKKSRLARWKNNQDLFVLKNAKGLEHKKLLLVDDVITTGATIEACATTLLQISNVQLYVATMAVVP, translated from the coding sequence ATGACCGGTCATAATTTTACCGAAGAAAATGCCGTAGACCGCATATTTTATGGCCGTGTGCCCATTGAGAAGGCGGCTTCCTTCCTTTTCTTTTCCAAGCATGGAATCGTTAAAAATCTATTGCATTATTTGAAGTACAAAAATCAATATGAAGTGGGTGATTTTATCGGAAACTGGTTTGGGTCCCAAATTGCCAGGGAAAAAGACCTACAGATCGATGCCGTAATTCCAGTACCCCTCCACCCCAAAAAGTTGAAAAAACGCGGTTATAACCAAGTAGAACTATTCGGGAAAAAAATGGCCTCCCATTTGAATGCCCAGTACAGGGATACGGTTTTGATCAAGACCCAAAATACCAAAACGCAGACCAAAAAGTCCCGCCTGGCCCGTTGGAAAAACAACCAGGACCTTTTTGTACTGAAGAACGCAAAGGGGCTTGAACATAAAAAGCTGTTATTGGTAGATGATGTCATCACCACCGGGGCAACCATTGAGGCCTGTGCGACCACTTTACTTCAAATTTCCAATGTACAGCTGTACGTTGCCACCATGGCCGTTGTTCCTTAA
- a CDS encoding Ig-like domain-containing protein, with the protein MQLAKRILSIIFLGLSLMAFWQCARRGNPTGGPKDIDPPVLLRAEPENLSINFDSQKIRLYFDEYIKLQDVQNQLIVSPPLKNIPEIKPLGGASKFIEITLKDTLRENTTYTINFGQSIVDNNEGNPNSFLTYVFSTGEVIDSLSLSGVVKDAFDRNPDEFVSVMLYEIDSVYNDSTIYKYPPNYLANTGDSLPFFQLRNLKAGTYRIFGVKDEGRNNVFDQRADKIAFLNDTITLPTDTLLLLNLFKEVPDYAASVPSYVAKNRIIFGYSGNSDSMRIRPLTPLPDSVRTIIKKEKDKDTLNYWLTPTDIDSIVFTVSNEPYKVLDTFTVKTRKLPLDSLKLSPSHGGKISFEEQFHINANTPLALVDSTKIAIMDRDSLSIPFKTRLDTLENRVDVDFELLEEQGYALTFLPGAIADFFGMENDTLEVRLATEKRTDFGNMVLTVSGNIRYPIVVQLTDERGEIKREQIGTEPKPFQFNTLEPGKYGIRVIFDDNGNGKWDTGNYLKQIQPERISYYPDIIDVRANWEMEQTFLITN; encoded by the coding sequence ATGCAATTGGCAAAGCGGATTTTGAGTATTATTTTCCTGGGTCTTTCACTTATGGCATTTTGGCAGTGTGCAAGACGGGGCAACCCAACCGGAGGGCCCAAAGATATAGACCCCCCCGTGCTATTGAGGGCGGAGCCCGAAAATCTTTCCATCAACTTTGATTCGCAAAAGATCAGACTGTATTTTGATGAATACATTAAATTGCAAGATGTTCAAAATCAGTTAATTGTATCTCCTCCCTTAAAAAACATCCCGGAAATCAAACCCTTGGGGGGAGCCAGTAAATTCATTGAGATTACCCTTAAGGATACCCTTAGGGAAAACACTACCTATACCATTAATTTTGGTCAGAGCATCGTAGATAATAATGAAGGTAATCCCAACAGCTTTCTCACCTATGTTTTCTCTACGGGGGAGGTCATTGATTCCCTTTCCCTTTCCGGGGTGGTAAAGGATGCTTTTGATAGAAATCCGGATGAGTTCGTAAGTGTGATGCTATATGAAATTGACAGTGTTTACAACGACTCCACCATTTATAAATATCCCCCCAATTATCTGGCCAATACCGGGGACAGTCTTCCTTTCTTTCAGCTGAGAAACCTAAAGGCCGGAACGTACAGAATTTTTGGGGTGAAAGATGAAGGCAGAAACAATGTTTTTGATCAAAGGGCAGATAAGATTGCCTTTCTCAATGACACCATTACCCTGCCCACGGACACATTGCTCCTATTGAATCTTTTTAAGGAAGTACCGGATTATGCCGCGTCCGTACCCAGTTATGTTGCCAAAAACAGAATTATTTTTGGGTATAGCGGAAATAGTGACAGTATGCGGATAAGACCCCTTACCCCATTACCGGACTCCGTGAGAACGATCATTAAAAAGGAAAAGGACAAGGACACCTTAAATTACTGGTTGACGCCCACCGATATTGATTCCATTGTTTTTACGGTTTCCAATGAACCGTATAAAGTTCTCGACACCTTTACCGTAAAAACCCGAAAATTGCCCTTGGATAGTTTAAAGCTGAGCCCAAGCCATGGAGGTAAGATCAGTTTTGAGGAGCAGTTTCACATTAATGCAAATACGCCCCTGGCTTTGGTGGATAGTACCAAGATTGCCATTATGGACAGGGATTCCCTTTCAATTCCCTTTAAAACGCGTTTGGACACCCTGGAAAATCGGGTGGATGTGGACTTTGAGCTTTTGGAGGAACAAGGGTATGCCCTTACTTTTTTACCTGGGGCCATAGCGGATTTCTTTGGCATGGAGAACGATACTTTGGAAGTGAGGCTTGCCACTGAAAAACGAACGGATTTCGGAAATATGGTACTTACCGTTAGCGGCAACATCCGTTATCCCATTGTGGTGCAATTGACGGATGAGCGCGGGGAAATTAAACGTGAACAGATCGGAACCGAACCAAAACCATTCCAATTCAACACCCTAGAGCCCGGAAAGTATGGCATTCGGGTCATTTTTGATGATAACGGTAACGGCAAATGGGACACCGGAAACTATCTAAAACAAATACAACCGGAACGGATAAGTTACTACCCCGATATTATCGATGTCCGCGCCAATTGGGAGATGGAGCAGACCTTTCTCATAACAAACTGA